From the genome of Yersinia enterocolitica, one region includes:
- a CDS encoding EamA/RhaT family transporter: MKMKARGAMEMVAAMLISGTVGWPVIASGQPAVTVVFWRCVFGAFAMFIACAMLGLLKRGVLTRQHIVIAVIGGITLVLNWVLLFGAYSYASISMATVTYHTQPFMLVGLGVLFFGEKLTVNALCWLLVAFGGMLFIIIGQPGAITSGSDYLFGIIMALGAAFMYAVTAAIIKRLKGLPPHLIVLIQLLVGAILLAPFVCWSDLPLSGNTWGLLFIIGVVHTGLMSALLYSAIQKIPTSLVGTLSFIYPVVAIIVDWLVFDHRLSLVQIAGATAILLAAAGMNFGWKLLRDHPRESKKYSRG, from the coding sequence ATAAAAATGAAAGCTCGCGGGGCCATGGAAATGGTCGCAGCTATGCTTATTTCCGGTACTGTGGGCTGGCCGGTTATCGCATCAGGGCAACCTGCGGTAACGGTTGTGTTCTGGCGCTGTGTATTTGGTGCATTCGCCATGTTTATCGCTTGTGCCATGCTGGGTTTACTCAAACGCGGTGTGCTCACGCGACAGCATATCGTCATTGCAGTTATCGGTGGTATTACGCTGGTATTGAACTGGGTTCTACTGTTTGGCGCTTACTCTTATGCCTCCATTTCGATGGCAACCGTTACCTACCATACTCAACCCTTTATGCTGGTTGGGCTGGGGGTGCTGTTTTTTGGTGAGAAATTAACAGTAAATGCGCTCTGTTGGTTGCTGGTCGCTTTTGGCGGGATGCTGTTTATCATTATCGGGCAACCGGGGGCCATCACCTCAGGTTCTGACTACCTCTTCGGCATCATTATGGCGCTGGGGGCGGCATTTATGTATGCGGTAACGGCCGCGATTATCAAACGGCTAAAAGGCTTGCCACCACATCTGATTGTACTGATTCAGTTGTTGGTCGGCGCTATTTTGCTGGCACCCTTTGTGTGTTGGTCTGATTTACCGCTATCAGGCAACACATGGGGATTACTGTTCATTATCGGCGTGGTTCACACTGGGTTAATGTCCGCACTGTTGTACAGCGCGATTCAGAAAATCCCAACCAGTTTGGTTGGCACGTTATCTTTTATTTATCCGGTTGTGGCGATTATTGTCGACTGGTTGGTATTCGATCACCGCTTGAGTCTCGTGCAAATAGCTGGGGCGACCGCCATCCTATTGGCTGCTGCGGGCATGAATTTTGGCTGGAAACTACTAAGGGATCACCCGCGCGAAAGTAAGAAATATTCGCGAGGATAG
- a CDS encoding XRE family transcriptional regulator: MTHFIPDNSDHAATPIGLLSASIRREREKLGLTVTELAKRAGIAKSTLSQLEGGAGNPSLETLWSLAMALDVPVSRLIAQPRMHVQVIRANEGITAVSEQANYTATLLAACPTGVQRDIYRINVQPGELRRSRAHMPGTIEHVIISSGKARIGPVDQAVELNAGDYISYSADVEHIFEALAVDTTAVMMIEHT, translated from the coding sequence ATGACTCACTTTATACCCGATAACTCAGACCATGCAGCAACCCCGATTGGCTTGCTTTCTGCCTCTATTCGCCGGGAACGTGAGAAGTTAGGGCTGACGGTAACGGAATTAGCAAAGCGTGCAGGTATCGCGAAATCGACGTTATCGCAATTGGAAGGTGGAGCCGGTAATCCCAGTCTGGAAACACTGTGGTCGTTAGCCATGGCACTGGATGTTCCGGTCAGTCGGCTTATCGCCCAGCCGCGCATGCATGTTCAGGTGATCAGGGCCAATGAAGGGATTACTGCGGTTTCTGAACAGGCGAACTACACCGCGACGTTGCTGGCTGCCTGCCCCACAGGGGTACAGCGGGATATCTATCGGATTAATGTTCAACCCGGTGAACTCAGGCGCTCCCGAGCACATATGCCCGGTACCATTGAACATGTGATTATCAGTTCAGGAAAAGCCAGAATCGGCCCAGTTGATCAAGCAGTTGAGTTAAACGCAGGAGACTACATTAGCTATTCTGCTGATGTGGAACATATTTTTGAAGCACTGGCCGTGGATACCACTGCGGTGATGATGATTGAGCACACATAA
- the yhjD gene encoding inner membrane protein YhjD gives MPNAPKDNSAPLAAGIETGKKAISYMTQLSNHIKAYPVVAHIIRATDRFNDRMGSQFGAAITYFSFLSLIPILMVSFAAVGFVLASNPDLLAELINKIVNTISDPTLAATLKNTVNTAIQQRTTVGLTGLAIALYSGISWMGNLREAIRAQSRDVWERNPQDQEKFYYRYARDFISLTGLVIALIITLSLTSIAGAAQSAIVDALGLGGIDWLRPVMTLIALSISIAANYLLFLWIFWILPRHKPKKKALLRGTLIAAIGFEIIKFVMTMMLPRLASSPSGAAFGSVIGLMAFFYFFARLTLFCAAWIATAHYDEDETLPQGGGNKATQ, from the coding sequence ATGCCGAACGCACCGAAAGACAATTCAGCCCCACTGGCGGCGGGGATTGAAACCGGTAAAAAAGCCATTTCCTATATGACCCAGCTGAGTAACCACATCAAAGCTTACCCAGTGGTTGCTCATATTATCCGTGCCACCGATCGCTTTAATGACCGGATGGGCAGCCAGTTTGGTGCAGCTATTACGTATTTTTCTTTTTTGTCACTGATCCCTATTTTGATGGTTTCTTTCGCCGCAGTCGGTTTTGTCCTGGCGTCTAATCCTGACTTATTAGCTGAATTAATTAATAAAATTGTCAATACCATCAGTGATCCAACACTGGCCGCTACACTTAAAAACACGGTAAATACCGCAATCCAGCAGCGCACCACCGTCGGCTTGACTGGCTTAGCGATTGCGCTGTATTCCGGTATCAGTTGGATGGGGAACTTACGCGAGGCGATTCGTGCTCAATCACGGGATGTGTGGGAGCGTAATCCACAGGATCAGGAAAAGTTCTACTACCGTTATGCCCGCGATTTTATCTCGCTGACCGGGTTGGTTATCGCACTGATTATCACCCTGTCACTGACGTCAATTGCCGGTGCTGCACAATCTGCCATTGTTGATGCATTAGGATTGGGGGGAATTGATTGGTTACGGCCCGTTATGACATTGATTGCGTTGTCGATCTCTATTGCGGCTAACTATTTGTTATTTTTATGGATATTCTGGATTCTGCCGCGCCATAAACCTAAGAAAAAAGCGTTACTGCGCGGCACCCTGATTGCCGCTATCGGCTTTGAGATAATTAAGTTTGTCATGACGATGATGCTACCACGCCTTGCCAGTTCGCCGTCCGGGGCGGCTTTTGGCTCCGTTATTGGTTTAATGGCGTTTTTCTACTTTTTTGCCCGGCTAACGTTATTTTGTGCCGCCTGGATAGCCACAGCCCACTACGATGAGGATGAAACCTTACCGCAAGGCGGGGGAAACAAGGCCACCCAATAA
- a CDS encoding CDP-diacylglycerol diphosphatase, whose translation MSRYIKKPWFLLILLAVAVLATVYKLRFSNADALWKIVSQQCVPHMVAEHSPQPCVAADIPAGFVVYKSNVGPLQYLLMPTAKISGMESPQLLTSSSPNYFLDAWQARHFMADKYGAPIDDADISLTINSKYGRSQDHLHIHISCLKPQVKAALAAQEANFRQQWQPLPGGLLGHDYLVRRTTAAELQHSGAFRLLADEVAGAKDSMGRYGLAMTALPDGAFLLLASQASLTKLHRASVEELQDHDCNLLSPPPPPLLSSS comes from the coding sequence GTGTCGCGTTATATAAAAAAACCGTGGTTTTTACTGATATTACTTGCAGTTGCGGTGCTGGCCACAGTGTATAAATTGCGTTTTAGCAATGCGGATGCACTGTGGAAAATCGTCAGCCAGCAATGTGTTCCCCATATGGTCGCAGAACATAGCCCGCAGCCTTGTGTCGCGGCTGACATACCGGCTGGTTTTGTGGTGTATAAATCGAATGTTGGGCCATTGCAGTATTTGTTGATGCCGACCGCTAAAATCAGCGGCATGGAAAGCCCACAGTTGTTAACGAGCAGCAGCCCAAACTACTTCCTTGATGCCTGGCAAGCCCGTCACTTTATGGCCGATAAATATGGCGCACCAATTGATGATGCGGATATTTCACTGACCATTAATTCAAAATACGGGCGTAGTCAGGATCATTTACATATCCATATTTCTTGCCTGAAACCACAGGTAAAAGCGGCGCTGGCGGCGCAAGAAGCAAACTTCCGTCAGCAGTGGCAGCCCCTGCCAGGTGGTCTGTTAGGTCATGACTATCTGGTGCGGCGCACAACAGCCGCTGAATTGCAGCACTCAGGTGCATTCCGCCTGTTAGCCGATGAGGTGGCTGGAGCGAAAGATAGTATGGGCCGCTATGGTTTAGCCATGACCGCATTGCCTGATGGGGCATTTTTACTACTGGCAAGCCAGGCGAGCCTGACGAAACTGCACCGTGCATCCGTGGAAGAATTGCAGGATCACGACTGTAATTTGCTATCTCCACCGCCGCCGCCGCTGCTCTCTTCTTCGTAG
- a CDS encoding AsmA family protein: MTKTGKVLTGVGGLIVLLLAATVIFVMTFDWNRLKPTINEKVSAELQRPFAIRGNLGVDWSRKGDEPGWRGWIPWPHIHAEDLVLGNPSDLVSDKTDNKTNTLATDFPAGEMVTLKRVDASIAPLALLAQKVWIPRIWLTQPDAKLLRLANGKNNWTFNLANSPTPGEAPSSSWSVNINDIVFDRGEITLSDAILKADLHAVIDPLGKPLPFAEVTGTRNETKDKQVTDKAQSHTPDYVFGWKIDGKYQSQPLTGSGKIGGMLSMSDASVPFPLQADVRSGSTRVVVAGTLTDPGNLAGLDLQLKFSGASLDNLYPLIGVLLPATPPYNTDGRLIASLKQTGGAVYRYENFNGKIGDSDIHGSLTYTASQPRPKLTGKMSSEKLRFTDLAPLIGADSNQEKANRGERNRQPANKVLPTDKFDTKSWGVMDADVTYAAKRIERDKSLPLNNLSTHVVLNQGELRLDPLRFGMAGGNLNATLRLNGNKDPMTGKVDLHARRLQLKELLPQVQAMRNSLGQLNGDASFTATGNSVAALLATSNGNLRLLLNQGLISRSLMELLGLNVGNYLVAKLFGDDEVKINCAVADVQLRNGLATPRLFVIDTENAIINITGNINFATERLDLSVNPESKGLRILTLRSPLYVKGTFKQPDAGVKAGPLIARGAVAAVLGVALTPAAALLALISPSEADENQCTPFLQKIKQKK; this comes from the coding sequence ATGACAAAAACCGGAAAAGTGCTGACAGGTGTTGGTGGACTTATCGTGCTGCTACTGGCGGCGACGGTGATTTTCGTGATGACCTTTGACTGGAACCGTTTGAAGCCAACCATCAATGAAAAAGTCTCTGCTGAGTTGCAGCGGCCGTTTGCTATCCGTGGCAACTTGGGGGTGGATTGGTCACGTAAAGGGGATGAGCCGGGTTGGCGCGGCTGGATACCATGGCCACATATTCATGCTGAAGATTTGGTGTTGGGTAACCCGTCAGATTTAGTCAGTGATAAAACAGATAATAAAACTAACACGCTAGCCACAGATTTTCCGGCTGGGGAAATGGTCACGTTAAAACGGGTTGATGCCAGTATTGCGCCGTTGGCTTTATTGGCACAGAAAGTGTGGATCCCTCGTATCTGGCTAACACAACCGGATGCCAAGCTGCTTCGTCTGGCTAACGGTAAGAATAACTGGACCTTCAATCTGGCCAATAGCCCTACGCCGGGTGAAGCACCTTCTTCATCTTGGTCAGTGAATATTAACGATATTGTGTTTGATCGCGGTGAAATAACCCTCAGTGATGCCATTCTGAAAGCTGATTTGCACGCCGTGATCGACCCACTGGGTAAGCCATTGCCGTTTGCTGAGGTGACCGGTACTCGTAATGAGACAAAGGATAAACAGGTCACGGATAAGGCGCAGAGCCATACGCCAGATTATGTTTTCGGCTGGAAAATTGACGGTAAGTATCAGAGCCAGCCACTCACCGGCAGCGGAAAAATAGGCGGCATGCTGTCGATGAGTGATGCGAGCGTACCATTCCCGTTGCAGGCTGATGTGCGTTCTGGCTCTACCCGTGTGGTGGTAGCCGGTACCTTAACCGACCCTGGCAATCTGGCGGGATTAGATCTGCAATTGAAATTCTCCGGTGCCAGTCTGGACAACCTCTATCCCCTTATCGGTGTATTGCTGCCCGCGACCCCGCCTTACAATACCGATGGCCGCTTAATTGCCAGCCTAAAGCAAACTGGTGGCGCAGTTTATCGCTATGAAAACTTTAACGGTAAAATCGGTGACAGTGATATTCACGGCAGCCTGACCTATACCGCCAGCCAGCCACGGCCGAAATTAACGGGCAAAATGTCATCAGAAAAATTACGTTTTACTGATTTAGCCCCCTTGATTGGTGCTGACTCCAATCAGGAAAAGGCCAATCGTGGTGAGCGAAACCGGCAGCCTGCAAACAAGGTATTACCGACAGATAAGTTTGATACCAAAAGTTGGGGAGTGATGGATGCAGATGTTACGTATGCGGCTAAGCGTATCGAACGGGATAAATCATTACCTTTGAATAATCTGTCTACCCACGTGGTACTCAATCAGGGTGAGTTACGACTCGATCCACTGCGTTTTGGCATGGCGGGCGGTAACCTTAATGCCACTTTGCGGCTGAATGGCAACAAAGATCCGATGACCGGCAAGGTTGATTTGCATGCCCGTCGCCTGCAATTGAAAGAGCTATTGCCACAGGTACAGGCGATGCGCAACAGTCTGGGGCAGTTGAATGGCGACGCATCATTTACCGCTACCGGTAACTCAGTGGCTGCGTTGCTGGCAACCAGTAATGGTAACCTGCGCTTGCTACTGAATCAGGGGCTAATCAGCCGTAGCCTGATGGAGTTGTTGGGGCTGAATGTGGGTAACTATCTGGTGGCGAAGCTGTTTGGTGATGATGAGGTGAAAATTAACTGCGCAGTGGCCGATGTGCAGTTGCGCAATGGATTGGCAACACCGCGCCTGTTTGTTATTGATACCGAGAATGCCATTATCAACATTACCGGTAATATCAACTTTGCTACTGAGCGGTTGGACTTATCGGTCAATCCAGAAAGTAAAGGGCTGCGTATTCTGACCCTACGCTCTCCGCTGTATGTGAAAGGAACATTTAAACAGCCTGATGCTGGTGTGAAAGCGGGGCCGTTGATCGCCCGTGGTGCGGTTGCTGCTGTATTGGGTGTCGCACTCACACCTGCTGCGGCCTTGCTGGCACTGATTTCGCCCAGTGAGGCTGATGAAAACCAGTGCACCCCTTTCCTGCAAAAGATAAAGCAAAAGAAATAG
- a CDS encoding cyclic-guanylate-specific phosphodiesterase — translation MMTNKVSGLLAPSFAAIDRNKGQSFWRQCQRRYTFQPIYRTSGALLAIELLTAVFHPSSPDTRLNPEDYFSAISIRARLDVVLEQLNMIKQWHAIFVHHSVLVSINIDGQALMAMQDDLQAKLLIDAMPYIRFELLEHVDTSLDTPFARIAEADRLWLDDFGSGLANFTSFISWRYEYIKVARDLFIVLQESEVGNQLFFTLVTLMGRYCKGVIVEGVETSQEWAMVQRSDAAAAQGYYLSRPTSFDRLQTLPMLFCG, via the coding sequence ATGATGACCAATAAAGTATCAGGTTTACTTGCGCCATCCTTTGCCGCTATTGATCGAAATAAAGGACAGAGCTTCTGGCGGCAATGTCAGCGTCGGTACACTTTTCAACCTATCTATCGTACATCTGGTGCGTTGCTGGCAATTGAACTGCTCACGGCTGTTTTTCATCCTTCATCCCCGGATACACGTTTAAATCCAGAGGATTACTTCAGTGCTATTAGTATCCGCGCTCGTTTGGATGTGGTACTAGAGCAGTTGAATATGATTAAGCAGTGGCACGCCATATTTGTTCATCACTCGGTACTGGTTTCGATCAACATTGATGGACAGGCATTGATGGCGATGCAAGATGATCTGCAAGCCAAATTGCTAATCGATGCTATGCCCTATATTCGCTTTGAATTACTCGAGCACGTTGATACCTCCCTTGATACTCCTTTTGCGCGTATTGCTGAAGCTGACCGACTCTGGTTGGATGATTTTGGCAGCGGGCTGGCGAATTTCACTTCATTTATCAGTTGGCGCTATGAGTACATCAAAGTCGCCAGAGATTTATTTATTGTGTTGCAAGAAAGTGAGGTTGGAAACCAACTGTTCTTCACCTTGGTCACCTTAATGGGGCGCTACTGCAAAGGGGTTATAGTTGAAGGGGTTGAGACCTCGCAGGAGTGGGCCATGGTGCAACGCTCTGATGCCGCTGCCGCACAGGGTTATTATCTGTCCCGGCCAACTTCATTTGATAGATTACAGACGCTGCCTATGTTGTTTTGTGGTTAA